In a genomic window of Akkermansiaceae bacterium:
- a CDS encoding heavy metal translocating P-type ATPase, with translation MDHDHDEGSWPLLLGSAILCGLATVAGIIVQRFPDTENIALGIYLIAYMTGGWDAALDTLEKLRKLRLDIHFLMIAVAVGAAFIGAWWEGAALLFLFSLSGALEAMAMARTEREIRSLFREAPKMALSIQQDNSTREVSVASLRIGEKIRILPGEQFPTDSRVVSGASSADESSLTGESAPVDKRPGDAVFSGTINTWGKLDAVVEKEAGDSAHARIIQLITEAQKSKAPSQRFTDKFGTTYTIGILLLSLAMFFIWHLGMHIPAFLNEGGQKSAFYRAMTLLVVCSPCALVISIPSAILTGIASGARRGILFRGGLAVENLAQITRLAVDKTGTLTKGELELVGIETNPVGADRQLLDLAAALSLNSTHPLSRAIHTAHADRAGVPRKVTDFQSLPGKGLSGIIDGKAVTLGRRSHVVDSGKANPWLESLPLPEAGLTEVIVHSDNLTGRLLLRDTPRPEAARLIRQLNQQGVKTSMLTGDRAASAQLIADEVGLTDFQYELHPEDKVAAIRKWKEQGDKVAMAGDGVNDAPSLAMADVSIGMGLRGSDAVLEQADIVLTHDKLESLLDAFQLSRRCRAIIKQNLAISLGVVILLGLAAIGSWIPLTLGVLGHEGSTIVVVLNSLRILFFKGQGDA, from the coding sequence ATGGATCACGATCATGACGAAGGCTCCTGGCCACTACTGTTAGGCAGCGCCATTCTCTGCGGACTGGCCACTGTGGCCGGAATCATCGTGCAGCGATTCCCCGATACTGAAAACATCGCGCTCGGCATCTACCTGATCGCCTACATGACCGGTGGCTGGGATGCGGCGTTAGACACCCTGGAAAAACTGCGCAAACTCCGGCTCGACATCCATTTCCTGATGATCGCCGTGGCCGTGGGCGCGGCCTTTATCGGTGCCTGGTGGGAAGGTGCCGCCCTGCTGTTTCTTTTTTCCCTCAGCGGTGCCCTCGAAGCCATGGCGATGGCGCGAACCGAGCGGGAAATCCGTTCCCTGTTTCGTGAAGCACCCAAGATGGCACTCTCGATCCAGCAGGACAACAGCACCAGGGAGGTGTCCGTCGCCTCCCTCCGTATCGGTGAAAAAATACGCATTCTCCCGGGCGAGCAGTTCCCCACCGACAGCCGGGTGGTTTCCGGCGCAAGCTCGGCCGACGAGTCATCACTGACCGGCGAATCCGCACCGGTTGACAAACGACCGGGCGATGCGGTTTTCAGTGGCACCATCAACACCTGGGGCAAACTTGATGCGGTGGTCGAAAAAGAAGCCGGCGATAGCGCCCACGCCCGCATCATCCAGTTGATCACCGAAGCCCAGAAATCAAAAGCTCCCTCGCAGCGCTTCACCGACAAGTTCGGCACCACCTACACCATCGGTATCCTGCTGCTCTCACTCGCCATGTTTTTCATCTGGCACCTCGGTATGCACATCCCCGCTTTCCTGAATGAAGGTGGTCAGAAATCCGCATTTTACCGCGCCATGACCCTGCTGGTGGTGTGCTCGCCCTGCGCCTTGGTCATATCCATCCCCAGCGCCATCCTCACAGGCATTGCCAGCGGAGCACGGCGCGGCATTCTTTTCCGTGGTGGACTGGCGGTGGAAAACCTTGCCCAAATCACCCGCCTTGCCGTCGATAAAACCGGCACCCTGACCAAGGGGGAACTCGAACTCGTCGGCATCGAAACCAATCCCGTGGGTGCCGACCGGCAGCTCCTCGACCTCGCCGCCGCCCTCTCGCTCAACTCCACCCACCCGCTGTCGAGGGCGATCCATACGGCACATGCCGACCGGGCGGGCGTCCCGCGCAAGGTGACTGATTTCCAATCACTCCCCGGTAAAGGACTGAGCGGCATCATCGATGGCAAAGCGGTGACCCTGGGCCGCAGGTCGCATGTTGTTGATTCGGGGAAAGCAAACCCATGGCTCGAATCCCTGCCATTGCCCGAAGCCGGACTCACCGAGGTCATCGTGCACAGCGACAACCTGACAGGACGGCTACTGCTGCGCGACACCCCACGACCGGAGGCCGCCCGACTGATCCGCCAACTCAATCAGCAAGGTGTCAAAACATCCATGCTCACCGGCGACCGGGCGGCATCGGCGCAACTGATCGCCGACGAGGTAGGGCTCACCGATTTCCAGTATGAACTTCATCCCGAGGACAAGGTGGCGGCCATCCGGAAATGGAAAGAACAGGGCGACAAGGTCGCCATGGCAGGAGACGGCGTCAACGATGCGCCAAGTCTCGCCATGGCGGATGTATCCATCGGTATGGGACTGCGCGGCAGCGACGCCGTCCTGGAGCAAGCCGACATCGTCCTCACCCACGACAAGCTGGAAAGCCTGCTCGACGCCTTCCAGCTGAGTCGGCGTTGCCGTGCCATCATCAAACAAAACCTCGCCATTTCCCTGGGTGTCGTGATCCTCCTCGGCCTTGCCGCCATCGGCAGTTGGATCCCGCTGACCCTGGGAGTGCTCGGCCATGAGGGCTCCACCATCGTCGTGGTGCTCAACAGCCTGCGGATCTTGTTTTTCAAAGGTCAAGGCGATGCGTGA
- a CDS encoding transposase: MYQPRFLSPSAEVSASVYHCVSRVIDRRFVLGRDEKDVFVRMMREYEAFCGVRVLSYCVMSNHFHLLVEVPPKARGAAVEMGDDEFLKRMKTIYSKLYYLDIEQMVRRLRRQGADAAVEEFKAKYTRRMHDLSSFMKGLKQRFTQWYNGKKARKGTLWEGRFKSVLVQDGYAARVMSAYIDLNPIRAGMVEKPEDYKWSSYGEAMQPTAKRGRKLARDGYCRILAGADDFNLKREGAKPLQSWGDGVAERYRMMLFTDGEEVFAERRETGGGVKQVRKGFRRQDVEKVLAKGGKLSIGEALRCRVRYFSDGVTFGSRDFVDKVFKEARERFSEKRKTGARPLSGVGWRKKQTRLYSMRQLVKERLE; this comes from the coding sequence ATGTATCAGCCACGTTTTCTATCCCCTTCCGCCGAGGTTTCGGCGTCGGTTTATCACTGTGTTTCCCGGGTGATCGACCGGCGGTTTGTGTTGGGGCGGGATGAGAAGGATGTTTTTGTGCGCATGATGCGGGAGTATGAGGCGTTTTGCGGGGTGCGGGTGCTTTCCTACTGCGTGATGAGCAATCATTTCCACCTGCTGGTGGAGGTGCCGCCGAAGGCGCGGGGGGCGGCGGTGGAGATGGGGGACGATGAGTTCCTGAAGCGGATGAAAACGATTTATTCGAAGCTGTATTACCTCGACATCGAGCAAATGGTGCGGCGGCTTCGGCGGCAGGGTGCGGACGCGGCGGTGGAGGAGTTCAAGGCGAAATACACCCGGCGCATGCACGACCTGTCGTCGTTTATGAAGGGGCTCAAGCAGCGGTTCACCCAGTGGTATAACGGCAAGAAAGCGCGTAAGGGAACCTTGTGGGAGGGGCGGTTCAAGAGTGTGCTGGTGCAGGATGGTTACGCGGCGCGTGTGATGTCGGCTTACATCGACCTGAACCCGATCCGGGCGGGGATGGTGGAGAAACCCGAGGACTACAAGTGGAGTTCGTATGGCGAGGCGATGCAGCCGACGGCGAAACGGGGCCGGAAGCTGGCGCGGGACGGGTATTGCAGGATTCTGGCCGGTGCGGATGATTTTAATTTAAAAAGGGAGGGTGCAAAGCCATTGCAGAGCTGGGGCGACGGCGTGGCGGAGCGGTACCGGATGATGCTGTTCACGGATGGCGAGGAGGTGTTCGCCGAGCGGAGGGAAACGGGAGGCGGGGTCAAACAAGTGCGGAAAGGCTTCCGTCGACAGGACGTGGAGAAGGTGCTGGCGAAGGGTGGCAAGCTGAGCATTGGCGAGGCGTTGAGGTGCCGGGTCCGGTATTTCAGCGACGGCGTGACGTTTGGTAGTCGGGACTTTGTCGACAAGGTGTTCAAAGAGGCCCGTGAAAGATTCAGTGAAAAACGCAAGACCGGGGCGCGGCCATTGAGTGGTGTGGGGTGGCGGAAAAAGCAGACCCGGCTCTACTCGATGCGGCAGCTGGTCAAGGAGCGGCTGGAATAG